The Melitaea cinxia chromosome 24, ilMelCinx1.1, whole genome shotgun sequence genome window below encodes:
- the LOC123665702 gene encoding 40S ribosomal protein S7 — protein MSTKIIKASAAEPDGFETSISQALVELETNSDLKAQLRELYITKAKEIELHNKKSIIIYVPMPKLKAFQKIQIRLVRELEKKFSGKHVVFIGDRKILPKPSHKTRVANKQKRPRSRTLTSVYDAILEDLVFPAEIVGKRIRVKLDGSQLIKVHLDKNQQTTIEHKVDTFQSVYKKLTGREVTFEFPEPYL, from the exons ATGAGTACGAAAATCATCAAAGCGAGCGCTGCCGAGCCTGATGGCTTCGAAACCTCGATCTCTCAGGCGCTGGTCGAGTTGGAGACCAACTCTGACCTGAAGGCCCAACTAAGGGAGCTTTACATTACTAAAGCTAAGGAAATTGAACTCCATAATAAAAAG TCAATCATCATCTATGTGCCCATGCCCAAGCTGAAGGCTTTCCAGAAGATTCAAATCAGACTGGTCCGTGAATTGGAAAAGAAATTCAGCGGCAAGCATGTCGTGTTCATTGGTGACCGTAAAATTCTACCTAAACCTAGCCACAAGACACGTGTCGCTAACAAACAGAAGAGGCCAAGATCaag GACTTTGACGTCCGTGTATGATGCTATCCTCGAGGATCTTGTCTTTCCTGCTGAGATTGTCGGCAAGAGGATCAGGGTGAAACTCGACGGATCACAACTGATCAAAGTGCACCTTGACAAGAATCAGCAGACCACCATTGAACACAAG GTGGACACGTTCCAGTCAGTATACAAGAAGTTGACGGGGCGTGAGGTAACTTTCGAGTTCCCTGAACCCTACTTGTAG